The proteins below are encoded in one region of Mya arenaria isolate MELC-2E11 chromosome 15, ASM2691426v1:
- the LOC128219037 gene encoding uncharacterized protein LOC128219037, which produces MATGGIDDTLLECGSDAVGGKIGNKCEPCRRRDRAELASLFCNTCKVYLCDDCCVVHKGHMTNVDEHDIVAAHEACVKPDVDMKGLDQCCEHKRVFMFHCEDHEDLCCEICAFSRHRRCDNIHEIAKVAKNVKYIEREKIRASINSASEVIMKCEEDQFNNVSRVEEIVKEIDIYKECILTKIEDAKARIVSEMTNHNTQEDERLNTMRTAAKKLKKELDTHLAMSDSVHEKGSETEIFILNHILKMTQDKASQTLNTLLKNDYTVKVALEVNENILKIKTTDVALFSLNKTQEPKTQAPKTQRPVSLELLKTMKLVKTADDQEEPFVTGLDFLPDGRIVAVDNKNCKCFILSDTLKRFDAFYKFKTNPKDVTSYSDNNIAVTVSSGDIRTICHLTVGSDNTFTLMKTLTTSTNCFSISPLNDRTFVVSTYNDPRPARVIDVDGKESDFDNVKFPGKTYKRGESQCTYIQSRGTLVLTDRHAHTVHMYNTVSGKSSEVKGDRIREPRGACLGPDDSVFVCSKDTISIIQISTDGDILASCDVDMWYPYAVAVSRDGSKMAVTNSAGGVKQLKLFKIIQ; this is translated from the coding sequence gTCTATCTCTGCGACGACTGCTGTGTTGTACACAAGGGACACATGACAAACGTAGATGAACATGATATCGTGGCTGCCCATGAAGCCTGTGTCAAGCCAGATGTCGATATGAAGGGACTGGATCAGTGCTGTGAACATAAACGAGTGTTCATGTTTCACTGTGAAGACCACGAAGATTTGTGCTGTGAAATCTGTGCCTTCTCTCGTCATCGTAGATGCGATAATATCCACGAGATAGCAAAGGTGGCTAAGAAcgtgaaatatattgaaagggAAAAGATACGTGCATCCATTAATTCTGCCTCAGAAGTTATAATGAAATGCGAGGAGGATCAATTCAACAACGTTTCGCGAGTGGAAGAAATCgtaaaagaaattgatatttacaaGGAATGCATATTGACGAAAATTGAGGATGCCAAGGCACGTATTGTCAGCGAAATGACTAACCATAACACACAGGAAGACGAACGTCTCAATACGATGAGAACTGCGGCTAAAAAACTGAAGAAAGAACTCGACACGCACTTGGCAATGTCTGATAGCGTTCACGAGAAAGGCTCGGAAACGGAAATATTCATTCTAAACCACATTCTCAAAATGACGCAAGACAAGGCATCGCAAACACTGAACACTTTATTGAAGAATGATTACACCGTCAAAGTGGCACTAGAAGTCaacgaaaacattttaaaaattaaaactacTGATGTCGCATTATTctcattaaataaaacacaagagCCAAAAACACAAGCACCAAAAACACAAAGGCCGGTGAGTCTGGAGTTGTTGAAAACCATGAAGCTCGTGAAGACAGCAGACGACCAGGAGGAACCGTTTGTTACTGGGCTGGACTTCCTGCCGGACGGGAGGATCGTCGCCGTGGATAACAAGAactgtaaatgttttatcttgAGCGACACATTGAAGAGGTTCGAcgcattttataaatttaagacGAATCCAAAGGACGTAACGTCGTACtctgataacaatattgcaGTAACCGTTAGTTCCGGAGATATCCGAACCATCTGCCATCTGACAGTGGGCAGTGACAACACGTTCACGCTGATGAAGACACTTACCACGTCTACCAACTGCTTCTCCATCTCTCCCCTGAACGACCGCACGTTCGTAGTGAGCACTTATAACGACCCGCGGCCTGCCAGGGTGATAGACGTGGACGGCAAGGAGAGCGACTTTGACAACGTGAAGTTTCCTGGAAAGACGTATAAGCGTGGTGAAAGTCAATGTACCTACATACAATCACGGGGTACTCTGGTCCTTACAGACAGACATGCTCACACagttcacatgtataacaccGTATCCGGCAAGAGCAGCGAGGTGAAAGGTGACCGGATACGGGAACCTAGAGGTGCATGTTTGGGACCAGATGACTCCGTGTTTGTGTGCAGTAAGGACACAATCTCCATCATCCAGATATCGACCGACGGGGACATATTGGCGTCATGTGACGTCGACATGTGGTATCCGTACGCCGTTGCCGTCTCCAGGGATGGCTCGAAAATGGCCGTGACCAACAGTGCGGGAGGCGTGAAACAActgaaactgtttaaaataatacaataa
- the LOC128219042 gene encoding protein FAM124A-like isoform X1 gives METYLKRTYKQRVAKARRAQEETESYPFWDYRSRRGSVSASTSGTSSSGSSSFDGCSLSSLSSIRSAEATDVGSADSSCASSESDVVMVTSDPRRLQLHFLVHQHEVLPLAELYRPVVDWVDADLHIFKVSSPTHDDDNVNQSFNQPQRVARMPSIAVMLFLSEEGPLGYERIQSAKRRFEKPPWRFHHSEQVGQGKINLYPYNSTDYFYTSEELPLWALRMVHCGKEFLRIVLFTSEESWNDMIAFYKLIIGFEPDTSKDDFCLFTVYSRGHYDVQLALKKLKGDTSPRPLNSVKLQFRVPDVGSLVPLFPNVCKPVSDNVWETKDHDGNVITIDVTGKPRPTSSTPTDSRNVTSHSRSSSRSSRSSRTSNGSTNSEHSDNKSVQSLTSVTSSSISSSMTSVSSDRSTSSFAMSVTSRDSEDVPPKLPPRVPLRKAPPRPPKLLPKPKECLASLQGFYV, from the exons ATGGAGACGTACTTGAAACGGACGTACAAGCAGAGAGTGGCGAAGGCCAGACGTGCGCAGGAGGAGACGGAGAGCTACCCATTTTGGGATTACAG GTCGCGGCGAGGCAGCGTGTCAGCATCCACTTCCGGTACATCGTCGTCTGGTTCCTCCTCATTTGACG GGTGCAGCCTGTCGTCCCTATCCTCCATCCGGTCAGCGGAGGCAACAGACGTTGGAAGCGCGGACTCGAGCTGCGCGAGCTCGGAGTCTGACGTCGTCATGGTGACCAGCGATCCCCGACGGCTTCAGCTCCACTTCCTGGTACACCAGCACGAG GTGTTGCCACTGGCAGAGCTGTACCGCCCGGTGGTGGACTGGGTGGACGCTGACCTCCATATATTCAAGGTCAGCTCCCCCACACACGACGATGACAACGTTAACCAGTCATTCAACCAGCCCCAGCGTGTCGCGCGCATGCCCAGCATTGCAGTCATGCTCTTCCTGAGCGAGGAAGGACCACTAGGGTATGAGCGGATACAGTCCGCGAAACGACGGTTTGAAAAACCGCCCTGGAGGTTTCACCATTCGGAACAAGTCGGTCAAGGAAAAATAAACTTGTATCCCTACAACAGTACGGACTACTTTTATACGTCAGAGGAGCTTCCGCTCTGGGCGCTACGAATGGTGCATTGTGGGAAGGAGTTTCTAAGAATAGTGCTATTTACCAGTGAAGAATCATGGAACGATATGATTGCGTTTTACAAGTTGATCATTGGTTTTGAACCGGACACAAGTAAAGACGATTTCTGTTTGTTTACAGTGTACTCTCGTGGCCATTATGACGTGCAACTCGCGTTGAAGAAGCTTAAGGGGGACACCTCACCACGTCCACTTAATTCCGTAAAACTACAATTTAGAGTGCCAGATGTTGGAAGTTTAGTCCCCCTGTTTCCCAATGTGTGCAAACCGGTCTCAGATAATGTTTGGGAAACGAAGGACCACGACGGCAACGTCATTACAATTGACGTCACAGGCAAACCTCGGCCTACGTCATCGACACCAACAGACAGTCGAAACGTGACGTCACATTCCAGATCGTCATCACGTTCATCACGATCATCCCGAACATCAAACGGTTCCACAAATTCGGAACACTCGGACAACAAATCCGTGCAATCATTGACATCAGTGACGTCATCATCTATATCGTCATCGATGACGTCAGTTTCTAGTGACAGATCGACGTCAAGTTTTGCGATGAGTGTGACGTCACGGGATTCTGAGGACGTTCCCCCAAAGTTACCACCGAGGGTACCCCTGAGAAAGGCTCCTCCGCGACCACCGAAATTACTTCCGAAACCGAAAGAGTGCTTAGCCTCGCTTCAGGGCTTTTATGtctaa
- the LOC128219042 gene encoding protein FAM124A-like isoform X2, protein MVTSDPRRLQLHFLVHQHEVLPLAELYRPVVDWVDADLHIFKVSSPTHDDDNVNQSFNQPQRVARMPSIAVMLFLSEEGPLGYERIQSAKRRFEKPPWRFHHSEQVGQGKINLYPYNSTDYFYTSEELPLWALRMVHCGKEFLRIVLFTSEESWNDMIAFYKLIIGFEPDTSKDDFCLFTVYSRGHYDVQLALKKLKGDTSPRPLNSVKLQFRVPDVGSLVPLFPNVCKPVSDNVWETKDHDGNVITIDVTGKPRPTSSTPTDSRNVTSHSRSSSRSSRSSRTSNGSTNSEHSDNKSVQSLTSVTSSSISSSMTSVSSDRSTSSFAMSVTSRDSEDVPPKLPPRVPLRKAPPRPPKLLPKPKECLASLQGFYV, encoded by the exons ATGGTGACCAGCGATCCCCGACGGCTTCAGCTCCACTTCCTGGTACACCAGCACGAG GTGTTGCCACTGGCAGAGCTGTACCGCCCGGTGGTGGACTGGGTGGACGCTGACCTCCATATATTCAAGGTCAGCTCCCCCACACACGACGATGACAACGTTAACCAGTCATTCAACCAGCCCCAGCGTGTCGCGCGCATGCCCAGCATTGCAGTCATGCTCTTCCTGAGCGAGGAAGGACCACTAGGGTATGAGCGGATACAGTCCGCGAAACGACGGTTTGAAAAACCGCCCTGGAGGTTTCACCATTCGGAACAAGTCGGTCAAGGAAAAATAAACTTGTATCCCTACAACAGTACGGACTACTTTTATACGTCAGAGGAGCTTCCGCTCTGGGCGCTACGAATGGTGCATTGTGGGAAGGAGTTTCTAAGAATAGTGCTATTTACCAGTGAAGAATCATGGAACGATATGATTGCGTTTTACAAGTTGATCATTGGTTTTGAACCGGACACAAGTAAAGACGATTTCTGTTTGTTTACAGTGTACTCTCGTGGCCATTATGACGTGCAACTCGCGTTGAAGAAGCTTAAGGGGGACACCTCACCACGTCCACTTAATTCCGTAAAACTACAATTTAGAGTGCCAGATGTTGGAAGTTTAGTCCCCCTGTTTCCCAATGTGTGCAAACCGGTCTCAGATAATGTTTGGGAAACGAAGGACCACGACGGCAACGTCATTACAATTGACGTCACAGGCAAACCTCGGCCTACGTCATCGACACCAACAGACAGTCGAAACGTGACGTCACATTCCAGATCGTCATCACGTTCATCACGATCATCCCGAACATCAAACGGTTCCACAAATTCGGAACACTCGGACAACAAATCCGTGCAATCATTGACATCAGTGACGTCATCATCTATATCGTCATCGATGACGTCAGTTTCTAGTGACAGATCGACGTCAAGTTTTGCGATGAGTGTGACGTCACGGGATTCTGAGGACGTTCCCCCAAAGTTACCACCGAGGGTACCCCTGAGAAAGGCTCCTCCGCGACCACCGAAATTACTTCCGAAACCGAAAGAGTGCTTAGCCTCGCTTCAGGGCTTTTATGtctaa